The following coding sequences lie in one Amblyraja radiata isolate CabotCenter1 chromosome 20, sAmbRad1.1.pri, whole genome shotgun sequence genomic window:
- the phlda2 gene encoding pleckstrin homology-like domain family A member 2 → MGRAPGAFISRGKGPSCSQSTERGVGTEYSSCFTGKLRSYITAQASPFFTTKLPAEGPLTPSMKKITDGSQTMKEGVLEKRGDNLLQLWKKKYCVLTQDSLCLFPDSQKRSRSKDLCLQEIRTVDSVERTGKYIYFTVVTTDNKEMDFRCLAECCWNSAITMALIEFKNRKAIQSFRSRQDAEILTSGQQEKMLGRAP, encoded by the coding sequence ATGGGACGGGCGCCCGGCGCCTTTATCAGCCGTGGAAAGGGGCCGTCCTGTAGTCAGAGCACAGAGAGAGGGGTTGGCACAGAGTATAGCTCCTGCTTTACAGGCAAGCTTAGATCTTACATTACAGCCCAGGCCAGCCCCTTCTTTACAACCAAGCTCCCCGCTGAAGGCCCTCTCACCCCAAGCATGAAGAAAATCACGGACGGCTCCCAGACGATGAAAGAAGGCGTCCTGGAGAAGCGAGGGGACAATCTCCTCCAGCTCTGGAAGAAGAAGTATTGCGTCCTGACCCAAGACAGCCTCTGCCTATTCCCGGATTCCCAAAAACGCTCCCGGAGCAAAGACCTTTGCCTACAAGAGATCAGGACGGTGGATAGCGTGGAGAGGACGGGCAAGTATATCTACTTCACCGTGGTCACCACGGACAACAAGGAGATGGACTTCAGGTGCCTGGCGGAGTGCTGCTGGAACTCGGCCATCACCATGGCTCTCATTGAGTTCAAGAACAGGAAGGCCATCCAGAGCTTCAGGTCGCGGCAGGACGCCGAGATCCTCACCTCGGGCCAGCAGGAGAAAATGTTGGGAAGGGCGCCCTAA